Within the Polaribacter pectinis genome, the region AGTTGCTAGGTGGGAGTATATTCCCGGTTCTGAGTTGTTTTTTGTTTGGGCAAGAGGAGGAGCAGGAAGTGGAGATCCTAATAATTCTTTAACGAGAAGTTTTAGAAACCAAATTTTAGACAAACCATTAGAAAATACATTTTTAATTAAAGCTACTTATAGGTTTGTTAGGTAATTTATAAAGCGTAATTATCTCCCTCATTAGCAAAACTAAAGCCTAAATTTTCTATTTCTTTTCGTTCTTTACTGTTTTTTTGAAGAGTGGGGTTTGTGTGATTAAAATGGATAAAAATCACTTTGTTTTTGGTAGATAATGATTCATCTTTAAACAAATAAATAGTTTCTTCTATAAATGGATGAGGGACTTCTGTCATAGCTCTTTTAACTTCGTTTTGATTTAAAAATGTAGCATCAACAAAAGCGTAATCTACTTTTTTAACTTCTTCAATAATACTTTTGTTCCATTTATGCCATTTATCAATGTCAGGAATAAATAACGCAGATTTTTTATTTCCTTCTATTTTATAACCCACAGTTTCAGAAAATTCATCTCTATGTGGAACTAAAAATGGAGTAACTTTTAAATTATTACTTATTTTAATTGAAGAGTCTTGTTGTATTTTTTTTAGTTTTATATTTTGTAAAGTAACTAGTTGACTCCAAGGTCCATTTGTTTCAATAAACTTTTTCATTTTTGGCATTGCAAAAACTGAAACACCTTTTTTTCCATAAGCTTCTCTTCCAAAATACATTAAACCAGTATAGTGACCAATATGGGCATGTGTTAAGAAAACACCATCAATTATATTTTCTTTTTTTAGATGTTTTTGTTCTAATTCAGCTAATTGAGTATGCATATCTGGAGTAGCATCAAATAACCATTTTTGTTTATCGATTAAATCTATTAAACCTAAAGAAACAACACTTTTTTTGTTGTTTGTTTTATTATAAAAATTATTACAGCATTCTTTTTTACAACCAATATGAGGATAACCTCCATCTTGTGTAACACCTAAAATAGTTATGTATTGTTTACTTACTTCTGCTATCTTTTTTTCTTTTAAGGGAGTTGTGTTTTTACATGAAAAAAGTGAAGTTATAAAAAAAAGTACAATAAAAATTGCTATTTATTAAGGATTACATTTTAATTATAAGGTAGGTTTTTAAATCTACCTTATTTTTTTGTGCGTAAATGTATTGCTTTTTCAATTTTCTAAAGAGTCAATAATAGATGTATTTGCGTTAAGTTTAGGTTTCTTATTCATTTAATTTTGTATTGAACTTAAAAAACTATATTATGAAAGTGATAAAAAAAATGACAGCGGTTTTAGCGATTACAGGTTTACTATTTGTTTCTTGCGATAAAGCAAAAGAAAAAAATGAAGACTTTAAGGTTATGAAGATAGAATTAGCAGATGGTAATACTGTTAATTATAAAATGAGCACAGATGGTTCATTATCTTTTGATGACTGGGATGGTTTTAACACGGCAAACAACGAGTTAAGAGAAATAGAAAATTTAGATTTAGAAACATCTACATCTCGTATAGAAAATTTAAGCGGATCAATTGCTAGCTTAAGAGGTACAATTCCTTCTTGGTTAAAAAACGAGGAAGTAATGGAAGATATAGATGATATTGAAGAAGAATATAAAAAATTGTTGGCAGAAAAGAATGAACCTGCAAAAAACGTAAAACAGAATTTAGAAGAGTTAATTGAAAAATTCGACGATTTACGTGAAGAGTTACAGGAAACTATAGATAAATATAAATCATAGTTATTTGAACTAATTATTATAAAAAAAGGATAGATTTTAAATCTATCCTTTTTTTTGTTTTAAGAGTATTTTAAAATCATTTAGAAAACGGAATAGTTTTTGATTCAAAAAGTAACAATCCAAAAGTTATATAATGAAAAAACTATTACTTCTAATTATCTTTTTTAGTACAATACAAACGTCTTTTTCTCAAGAAAAATTGGGAAGACCTTTTTTTACAGGAGATGTAAATCTTACATTGGGTATTAATGAAAACTACCAAATAGGTCCAAATGACGATGGTGGTCCTTTAATTGTACCTTCCGCATTATTTTTTAGAATTGGCTTTGGTTACGAATTTAAAAAACGATTAGCGGTAAGTCTAAATGGTGGTTATGACTTTCATTTTAATTACGATGTAGATGCTTTTCCTACTTACGGAGCTTTAAAATATAATATCACAGAAAAAGATGATAGTAACCATTTTGTGGAATTTAGATATGGTAAAATGTGGACACCTTCTTCCAGATATCCTGATGGAAATTATTACGGAATTGGTTTAGGAATACAAGTTGCTGGAGAAAAACGTTGGAATACTATTTTTAGAGTTGATTTTCACAGAAAAGGAATTACGGGCTTTAAAAATAATAGATTAGATAGTGTTTCTTTTGGTTTTGGTTTTTCGTTTTTTTAGTGATTTTTGCTAACGTTTATGTATATGAAATGTTGCGTGTTTGTGTGCGAGGATTTTCCGAAGGAAAATCAGAAGCTAGCAAACGAGCAACTAACTTTGGTTTGGCTAAAACTAGCAATTTTTTTATACGGTGTTGGCATTAGTTTTTTATTCCGCTATAAACATTTGGATTATGCTTTTCCATATAAAATTCAGGTTTAGGTAATTCCGTAAATCCGAATTTTTTATAAAGCCATTCAGCTGTATCAGTCAATAAAATCCAACGTCTCAATCCCTGAAGATTTGGGTGTTCCATTATTTCATTTATCAGCCATTTACTTAATCTTTTTCCTCTATATTCCTTTAGAATATAAATATCTCCCAAATATGCAATAGTTGAATAGTCTGAAATTATTCTAGCAAAACCAATTTGTTTGTTTTCGTAATAAACACCAAAATTCAAAGAGTTTTCAATTGATGTTTTCAAAGTATTAATTGGAATTCCTTTAGCCCAATCAGTTTCGTTTGCAAGGAATTTGTGAATGCTCAAAACATCTAATTTATTCTTGTCAGTTGAAATGGTATAATCATTCCTATGTGTTTCTCTAATTTCCAATTCAGTTTTCTTAATTAATGCCAATGACTGATATGACGTTGTTTTTAATAACTTATATGAATCGTTAGCGATGTTAGTTTTTTTTGAGTTTAGAAACAAACTAGATTAAAATAGCAAAATCTATTAATTAAATCAATTAGCATTTGGCGCAAACAACAAATCTGTAGGTGTATCTACATCATACAAATATTGATATCCTTTAGATTCTTTCTTGCAAAAAGGTTCTAAAAGACGAAGCATTTCCATATAACTTTCCATTGTTAAAATGCAGAAATATGTTTCGTTGTCTTTGGTTAGAATTCCTTCATCCGATTTGAATAAACCAAAAATTAAATTACAATCTTCTGTGTCGATAAAATCAATTTGAGATAAATCTAATTTCTGCCTATTTTCTATAACTGTATCTTTCAATAAATCTCTGAATTGAATTGCTTCAGCTTTATCAAAATCAAATAAACGAACAATATTTTCTTGAAGACCATTGTAATTGTCTATATAATCTAATTTCATATTTAATGCGCTTCTAACCAGTTTAAACCAATATCCATCTCTACATCTAAAGGAACTTCCATTTTAAATGCATTTTCCATTTCGTGTTTTATAATTGGTTTGATTGTTTCTAACTCGTCTTTATGAGCATCAAAAACCAATTCATCATGTACTTGCAATAACATTTTCGATTTGAAATTTTCTTCCTCAAAACGTTTGTGAATATTTATCATTGCTAACTTAATAATATCTGCTGCAGAACCTTGTATGGGCGCATTTACAGCATTTCTTTCTGCGCCACTTCTCACCATTGCATTTTGCGAATTAATATCTTTTAAATATCTACGTCTGTTTAAAACCGTTTCTACAAAGCCATGTTCTCTTGCAAAATCTACTTGTGCAGACATGTATGCTTTTAATTTTGGGTAGGTTTCGTAATAAGTATCAATTAATTCTTTTGCTTCTCCTCTTGATAAGTCTGTTTGATTGCTCAAACCAAAAGCAGAAACTCCATAAATAATTCCAAAATTTACTGTTTTTGCGTTGCTTCGTTGCTCACGAGTTACTTCATCAATAGGAACATTAAAAACTTTTGCAGCGGTTGAAGCATGAATATCTTCGCCATTTTTAAACGCATTTATCATGGTTTCTTCTTGACTTAAAGCTGCAATAATTCGCAATTCAATTTGAGAATAATCGGCTGCCAATAATACATAATTCTCATCTCTTGGAATAAATGCTTTACGAACTTCTCTTCCTCTTTCTGTACGAATTGGAATATTCTGTAAATTCGGGTTGTTAGAACTCAACCTACCAGTTGCAGCAACTGCTTGCATATATTGTGTGTGAATTCTTCCCGTTTTTGGGTTAATTTCATTAGGCAAAGCATCTACATACGTACTTTGTAATTTTTTATATTGGCGATATTCTTGAATATCTCTGATAATTTTGTGGTCTTTTGCCAAGTAAGATAGAATATCTTCGCCTGTTTTATATTGTCCTGTTTTTGTCTTTTTTGGTTTGTCTACCAACTTCATGTTTTCGAACAACACAATTCCTAATTGTTTTGGAGAAGCAATGTTAAATTCTTCTCCAGCTTGTTCGTAAATATTTTTTTCAAGTCTGTTGATATCATCCGTTAACGCAACTGATAATTCCTTTAAGAAATTTACATTTACGTTAATTCCTTCAATTTCCATGGCTGTTAAAACGGACACCAAAGGCAATTCAATATCATTAAATAATTTGGTAACATTTCCGCTTTCTAATTCGCCAGTAAACAATTGTTTTAGTTGAAAAGTTATGTCTGCATCTTCCACAGCATATTCTGTTTGGTCTGCAATTGGTACAACTCTCATGGAAAGCTGATTTTTTCCTTTTTTACCAATCAATTCTGTAATAGAAACTGGCTGATAATTTAAATACGTTTCTGCCAAAACATCCATATTATGTCGCATATCTGGATTGATCAAATAATGCGCAATCATTGTGTCGAATAATTTCCCTTTTACAGGCATTTTATAATTCGATAATACTTTAATATCATATTTTAAATTGTGCCCAATTTTCTCGATTTCACTTTCGAAAAATGGTCTAAATTCTTCTAAAATTGCCTTTGTTTCTTCTTGGTCTTCAGGAAATGAAACATAATATCCTTTTCCGATTTCATAAGAAAAAGCAATTCCTATTAATTCCACTTCTAAGGCTTTTAAACCTGTAGTTTCAGTATCGAAACAAACAGAAGTTTGTTGCATTAATTTTTGAAGTAATAATTTTCTGGAGAAAGGAGAATCTATATGTTGATAAAAATGATTTGTGTTTTCAATGGTTTTAAATCCAGATGCAACATCTGCTTCAGAAACACTTCCAGTTCCAGGAGCAGCAAATAAATCGAACTGACCTTCAGTATTTGAAGCTGTTTTTTTAGCAACCGCTTTTGGTTTTTCTTCAGTCTTATTATCAGAAGTATTTGTGGTTGTTTCAGTCGAAAAAGTTCGTAAGAAATTCGTTAATAAATTTCTAAATTCTAATTCGTTAAAAATTTCAGTTACTTTTTCTACATCTGGTTGGTCTAACTCAAAATCTTCTGCGTTAAAAGTTACAGGAACATCTAACATAATAGTTGCCAATTTCTTGGAAAGTAAACCTAACTCGCCATTAGCTTCTATTTTCTCTTTCATTTTTCCCTTTAGCTCATGTGTGTTTGCCAATAAGTTTTCCATAGAACCATAAGCAGCCAAAAACTTCTTTGCAGTTTTTTCTCCAACTCCTGGCAAACCAGGAATATTATCGGAAGAATCTCCCATCATTCCTAAAAAATCGATGACTTGTAAAGGATCTGTAATTTCGAAT harbors:
- a CDS encoding GNAT family N-acetyltransferase gives rise to the protein MEIRETHRNDYTISTDKNKLDVLSIHKFLANETDWAKGIPINTLKTSIENSLNFGVYYENKQIGFARIISDYSTIAYLGDIYILKEYRGKRLSKWLINEIMEHPNLQGLRRWILLTDTAEWLYKKFGFTELPKPEFYMEKHNPNVYSGIKN
- the polA gene encoding DNA polymerase I; the encoded protein is MQDQKRVFLVDAYALIFRGYYAFIKNPRINSKGLDTSAIMGFMNSLLDVIKRERPDKLAVCFDKGGSADRVEMFEAYKANRDATPEAIKLAVPYIMEILKAMHIPIMVKEGFEADDVIGTLSKQAEKEGYKTFMVTPDKDFAQLVSENIFMYKPRFGGGYDIWGVPEVLAKFEITDPLQVIDFLGMMGDSSDNIPGLPGVGEKTAKKFLAAYGSMENLLANTHELKGKMKEKIEANGELGLLSKKLATIMLDVPVTFNAEDFELDQPDVEKVTEIFNELEFRNLLTNFLRTFSTETTTNTSDNKTEEKPKAVAKKTASNTEGQFDLFAAPGTGSVSEADVASGFKTIENTNHFYQHIDSPFSRKLLLQKLMQQTSVCFDTETTGLKALEVELIGIAFSYEIGKGYYVSFPEDQEETKAILEEFRPFFESEIEKIGHNLKYDIKVLSNYKMPVKGKLFDTMIAHYLINPDMRHNMDVLAETYLNYQPVSITELIGKKGKNQLSMRVVPIADQTEYAVEDADITFQLKQLFTGELESGNVTKLFNDIELPLVSVLTAMEIEGINVNVNFLKELSVALTDDINRLEKNIYEQAGEEFNIASPKQLGIVLFENMKLVDKPKKTKTGQYKTGEDILSYLAKDHKIIRDIQEYRQYKKLQSTYVDALPNEINPKTGRIHTQYMQAVAATGRLSSNNPNLQNIPIRTERGREVRKAFIPRDENYVLLAADYSQIELRIIAALSQEETMINAFKNGEDIHASTAAKVFNVPIDEVTREQRSNAKTVNFGIIYGVSAFGLSNQTDLSRGEAKELIDTYYETYPKLKAYMSAQVDFAREHGFVETVLNRRRYLKDINSQNAMVRSGAERNAVNAPIQGSAADIIKLAMINIHKRFEEENFKSKMLLQVHDELVFDAHKDELETIKPIIKHEMENAFKMEVPLDVEMDIGLNWLEAH
- a CDS encoding MBL fold metallo-hydrolase — translated: MHTQLAELEQKHLKKENIIDGVFLTHAHIGHYTGLMYFGREAYGKKGVSVFAMPKMKKFIETNGPWSQLVTLQNIKLKKIQQDSSIKISNNLKVTPFLVPHRDEFSETVGYKIEGNKKSALFIPDIDKWHKWNKSIIEEVKKVDYAFVDATFLNQNEVKRAMTEVPHPFIEETIYLFKDESLSTKNKVIFIHFNHTNPTLQKNSKERKEIENLGFSFANEGDNYAL